Proteins co-encoded in one Acidovorax sp. 69 genomic window:
- the ybgF gene encoding tol-pal system protein YbgF, which translates to MRATAVVFPFKVLAAAALSVVLMPTVNAAIFEDGEARRAILEMRQRVDGMQLSSQRSTEELRKLGEENAQLRRSLLDLQTQIETLRSEQAKLNGQNEQLLRDVGDLQRRQKDIAQGVDERLRQFEPIKVTVDGKEFQADPAEKRDFEAALAVFRSGKFPDASVAFSGFVKQYPRSGFVPSARFWLGNAQYATREYKDAIGNFKQMLSDAPGHARAPEAALSIANCQIELKDTRTARKTLEDLVRAYPQSEAAVAAKERLSRLK; encoded by the coding sequence ATGCGAGCCACTGCCGTGGTCTTCCCTTTTAAGGTGCTGGCTGCTGCAGCACTGTCGGTGGTCTTGATGCCCACCGTCAATGCCGCCATTTTTGAAGATGGTGAGGCACGCCGAGCTATCTTGGAGATGCGCCAGCGTGTTGATGGAATGCAGTTGTCCAGCCAGCGTTCCACCGAAGAGCTTCGTAAGTTGGGTGAGGAAAACGCTCAGTTGCGTCGCAGCCTCTTGGACCTGCAGACGCAGATAGAGACCCTGCGGTCCGAGCAGGCGAAGCTCAACGGCCAGAACGAGCAATTGTTGCGTGATGTAGGGGACTTGCAGCGTCGCCAGAAAGACATCGCACAAGGTGTCGATGAACGGCTTCGCCAGTTCGAACCGATCAAAGTGACTGTCGATGGGAAAGAATTCCAGGCGGATCCTGCAGAAAAGCGGGATTTCGAAGCCGCTTTGGCAGTCTTCCGCTCTGGCAAGTTTCCAGACGCAAGTGTCGCTTTTTCTGGTTTTGTGAAGCAGTATCCCCGCAGTGGTTTTGTGCCGTCGGCACGTTTCTGGCTCGGCAATGCCCAGTATGCGACCCGTGAGTACAAGGACGCTATTGGCAATTTCAAGCAGATGCTGTCTGACGCCCCAGGACATGCCCGTGCGCCCGAAGCCGCTTTGTCAATAGCCAATTGCCAGATCGAACTGAAAGACACGCGTACTGCCCGCAAGACGCTGGAAGACCTCGTGCGGGCCTACCCACAATCTGAGGCGGCGGTTGCGGCCAAAGAGCGCCTTTCCCGTTTGAAGTAA
- the msbA gene encoding lipid A export permease/ATP-binding protein MsbA translates to MQANDTGATPANASLPPASLTARLKRLSIYFGNQRLAWGLAIVATLVGAITEPLIPALLQPLLDRGFTQGTLQLWMVPLAILGVFLVRGISQFVGQYALARIANEGMLALRQALFDRVLAAEMGLFSRQSASALSNTVVYEVQTGATLLVQALLGLSRDGFTLVALLVYLLYLNWQLTLIVAVVVPGVAWIMKTLSRRLYHLTKSSQQATDELAYVVEENVLAHRMVRLHGAQAGQAQRFAGLSHSLRRLAIKSTIASAAMTPLTQLLAAAALSVVICIALWQSRGTVDAKDVTVGGFVSFITAMLMLIAPIRRLADVASPVTRGVAALERGLGLLGDTGAETGGQYRVDRVQGSLTLDNVTVAFGPEHAPALDRVSLQVAPGEIVALVGPSGAGKTTLVNLLPRFVMPASGSILVDGHALPDWDLGSLRSQFAMVSQDVVMFNDTIAANVALGHTVDEKRVLECLVAANLSEHVTALPQGIHTVVGHNATQLSGGQRQRLAIARALYKDAPILILDEATSALDTESERLVQDALQRLMQGRTTVVIAHRLSTIEHADRVVVMERGRIAEQGTHNELMAQGGLYARLQARPVAGNNAAALE, encoded by the coding sequence ATGCAAGCCAATGACACGGGCGCCACGCCTGCCAACGCCTCCCTCCCTCCCGCCAGCCTGACCGCGCGCCTCAAGCGGCTGTCCATCTACTTTGGCAACCAGCGGCTGGCCTGGGGCCTGGCTATCGTTGCGACGCTTGTCGGCGCCATCACCGAGCCACTCATTCCGGCCCTGCTGCAACCCCTGCTCGACAGAGGCTTCACCCAAGGCACTCTGCAGCTTTGGATGGTGCCGCTGGCTATTCTCGGAGTCTTCCTGGTTCGGGGCATCTCCCAGTTTGTAGGTCAGTATGCGCTCGCGCGCATCGCCAACGAGGGCATGCTGGCATTGCGGCAAGCCCTGTTTGACCGGGTACTGGCTGCAGAGATGGGCCTGTTTTCACGCCAATCTGCCAGCGCGCTGTCCAACACCGTGGTCTATGAAGTCCAGACCGGCGCCACCTTGCTGGTGCAGGCGCTGCTGGGGCTGTCGCGCGACGGATTCACACTGGTGGCGCTGCTGGTCTACCTGCTGTACCTCAACTGGCAACTCACGCTGATCGTCGCCGTGGTAGTTCCAGGCGTGGCATGGATCATGAAGACCCTGTCGCGAAGGCTGTACCACCTCACCAAGAGCAGCCAGCAGGCGACCGACGAACTGGCGTATGTGGTGGAGGAAAACGTGCTGGCCCACCGCATGGTTCGCCTGCATGGCGCACAGGCAGGACAGGCCCAGCGTTTTGCGGGGCTGAGCCATAGCCTTCGGCGTCTGGCCATCAAGTCCACGATTGCATCAGCGGCCATGACCCCGCTGACCCAACTGCTCGCGGCCGCAGCACTCTCGGTGGTGATCTGTATCGCCCTTTGGCAAAGCAGGGGCACTGTTGATGCAAAGGACGTCACGGTGGGTGGATTCGTCTCGTTCATCACGGCCATGCTCATGCTCATCGCGCCCATCCGACGCCTGGCCGACGTGGCCAGTCCGGTGACACGCGGTGTGGCGGCCCTGGAGCGCGGCCTGGGCCTTCTGGGCGACACCGGTGCAGAAACCGGTGGTCAATACCGAGTCGACCGCGTCCAAGGATCGCTCACCCTCGACAACGTGACCGTGGCCTTTGGCCCGGAGCATGCGCCCGCACTGGACCGCGTGAGCCTGCAGGTTGCACCCGGTGAGATCGTCGCCTTGGTCGGCCCTTCCGGCGCAGGAAAAACCACGCTGGTCAACCTGTTGCCACGGTTCGTAATGCCCGCATCGGGAAGCATCCTGGTCGATGGACACGCCTTGCCTGACTGGGACCTGGGTTCGCTGCGCTCACAATTTGCCATGGTGAGCCAGGACGTGGTGATGTTCAACGACACGATCGCCGCCAATGTTGCGCTCGGCCATACCGTGGATGAAAAGCGCGTGCTCGAATGCCTGGTTGCCGCCAATCTGTCAGAACATGTGACTGCCCTTCCGCAAGGCATTCACACGGTGGTGGGGCACAACGCCACCCAGCTATCGGGCGGGCAACGCCAGCGGCTTGCCATTGCGCGGGCCCTCTACAAAGACGCTCCCATTCTGATCCTGGACGAAGCAACCTCAGCGCTCGATACCGAATCGGAACGCCTGGTACAGGATGCTCTGCAGCGCCTGATGCAAGGGCGCACCACAGTGGTCATTGCACACCGCCTGTCCACCATCGAGCATGCTGACCGGGTGGTTGTCATGGAGCGGGGGCGTATCGCAGAGCAAGGCACGCACAACGAACTGATGGCCCAAGGCGGGCTGTATGCGCGCCTGCAGGCGCGTCCGGTGGCAGGCAACAACGCTGCTGCGTTGGAATAG
- the pal gene encoding peptidoglycan-associated lipoprotein Pal, whose product MIKRITLALTVVALMAGCSSGVKLDDVPVEDKNATSTMGGANGGANSGNTSQSGVAGVDLGQSGRDGAGPVGVARIVYFDYDSYVIKPEFQSLIEAHSRFIKAGSGRKVMIEGHTDDRGGREYNLALGQKRAEAVRRSLGLLGVSDSQVEAVSFGKEKPAAQGNSEDVHAQNRRAELSYR is encoded by the coding sequence ATGATCAAACGCATTACCCTTGCCCTTACCGTTGTCGCATTGATGGCGGGTTGTAGTTCCGGCGTGAAACTGGACGATGTTCCCGTCGAAGATAAAAATGCAACCTCCACCATGGGCGGTGCCAACGGTGGCGCCAATTCGGGCAACACTTCGCAAAGCGGGGTTGCCGGTGTCGATCTCGGGCAGTCCGGGCGTGATGGCGCGGGCCCTGTGGGCGTGGCACGCATCGTGTACTTCGACTACGACAGCTATGTCATCAAGCCCGAATTCCAGTCGCTGATTGAAGCGCACTCCCGTTTCATCAAGGCGGGCTCCGGTCGCAAGGTCATGATCGAGGGCCACACCGACGACCGTGGTGGCCGCGAGTACAACCTGGCGCTGGGTCAAAAGCGTGCAGAAGCCGTGCGTCGTTCACTGGGCTTGCTGGGCGTATCTGACAGCCAGGTGGAAGCGGTGAGTTTTGGCAAAGAGAAGCCAGCAGCCCAAGGCAATAGTGAAGATGTGCACGCGCAAAACCGCCGTGCCGAACTGTCCTACCGTTAA
- the tolB gene encoding Tol-Pal system beta propeller repeat protein TolB translates to MTTDRISKHPSPAALPLPLRRQLLAALIATPSLPALAQFRVEVVGVGLTQLPIAIAPFRGDAQAPQKIAAIVQADLERSGQFRAVDAAGVALDETARPDVALWRQKSADSLATGSVTRLADGRFDVRFRLWDVIKGQDLGGQSFVVTQGDLRLVAHRIADFIYEKLTGERGVFSTRIAYVTKTGPRYSLWVADADGENAQSALSSPEPIISPAWSPNGGQLAYVSFESRKPVVYVHDVASGRRRLIANFRGSNSAPAWAPDGRSLAVTLSRDGGSQLYSIDANGGEPRRLMQSAGIDTEPVFSGDGRSIYFVSDRGGAPQIYKVGASGGNAERVTFTGTYNISPTVSPDGRWLAYISRVGGAFKLHVMDLSSGTVNALTDTTADENPSFAPNSRLIVYATQQQGREALMTTTLDGKIKARLAGQAGDLREPDWGPFQKQ, encoded by the coding sequence ATGACCACAGATCGAATCTCCAAACACCCATCTCCTGCGGCTTTGCCGCTTCCCTTGCGTCGCCAATTGCTGGCTGCGTTGATCGCTACACCTTCTCTACCGGCTTTGGCGCAGTTTCGTGTCGAAGTGGTTGGTGTGGGCCTGACCCAGTTGCCCATTGCCATCGCCCCCTTTCGGGGCGATGCCCAAGCTCCACAGAAGATCGCTGCCATTGTCCAGGCCGATCTGGAGCGCAGTGGCCAGTTTCGAGCCGTCGATGCTGCGGGTGTGGCCTTGGATGAAACCGCGCGGCCCGATGTGGCGCTGTGGCGGCAGAAAAGCGCTGACTCGCTGGCGACGGGGAGTGTCACTCGTTTGGCCGATGGACGCTTTGATGTGCGTTTTCGTCTGTGGGATGTGATCAAGGGGCAGGACCTGGGAGGGCAGAGCTTTGTAGTCACGCAGGGCGATTTGCGTCTGGTGGCGCACCGCATTGCCGATTTCATCTACGAAAAGCTCACAGGCGAGCGCGGCGTTTTTTCGACGCGCATTGCTTATGTGACCAAGACCGGGCCCCGATACAGCCTGTGGGTCGCAGATGCCGATGGCGAGAATGCGCAGTCGGCGCTGTCGAGCCCTGAACCCATCATTTCCCCGGCCTGGTCGCCCAACGGCGGGCAACTGGCCTATGTGTCTTTTGAATCCCGCAAGCCGGTTGTCTATGTGCACGACGTGGCATCGGGTCGCCGACGCTTGATTGCCAACTTTCGGGGTTCCAACAGCGCGCCGGCCTGGGCCCCGGACGGGCGGTCGCTGGCCGTGACGCTGAGTCGCGATGGTGGCTCTCAGCTCTACAGCATCGACGCCAATGGCGGTGAGCCGCGTCGCCTGATGCAGAGCGCCGGCATTGACACGGAGCCGGTGTTTTCAGGCGATGGTCGCAGTATCTATTTCGTTAGCGACCGCGGTGGCGCACCGCAGATTTACAAGGTGGGTGCATCGGGCGGCAACGCCGAGCGTGTGACCTTCACCGGCACGTACAACATCTCGCCCACGGTGAGTCCTGACGGTCGCTGGTTGGCCTATATCTCCCGCGTGGGAGGCGCCTTCAAATTGCACGTGATGGATCTGTCCTCCGGTACCGTGAATGCCCTGACCGACACTACGGCGGACGAAAATCCCAGCTTTGCACCCAATAGCCGTCTCATCGTGTACGCCACTCAGCAACAAGGCCGTGAAGCACTCATGACGACCACGCTGGACGGAAAAATCAAAGCCCGTTTGGCAGGACAAGCGGGTGATCTTCGCGAACCGGATTGGGGTCCGTTTCAAAAGCAATGA